One Streptomyces formicae genomic window, GCCGATCACTATGCGGCCATGCCGATGTGCTGCGCGACAGCGCGCACGTCGTCGCGCCATGTCGGCTTCTCCCGCTTCATGAGATCGGTGACGGCCTCGCGTACCAGTGGAGAGAAGACGACTTCCTCCGGCGACTGGGCCGTGATCTTCTTGAGCATGTACACCGTTGCGTAGTCGTCGCGTTGGATGCGGTTGCAGTTCATGACCTCGATCAAGTACCGCGTGCGGCGCTCCAGTGGGAGAACCTCCAGCGCCAGCGATTCCGGCCTCTCGACGTTGTCCGCCAGCCGCAGCGCCTCGGTCGCGTCGCCTTCCTCAGCTGCCAGGTGAACGCCGTGCATCGCGACGTTCGTCGGACCGAAGCACGCGTGCCAGTCGTTCCGATCAAGTCCGATCCGACCCGAGATGCGCTCCGCCTCCCGGTAGAGATCCCAGGCCACCGTCCTTTGGTTCGCACGCACCGCGGCTACCGCGGCTTGGAGGTGCAGGGCGCCGTATGCCGACAAGTGCTCGGCGGACGCGTCATCGCCGGGCTTGCAGCTCGCGATCGTCTGCCTCGCGAGTTCCACGCTGTCCTTTACGTCACCAGCCGACGTGAGCACGCACGACAGGTTCCACGATGCCGCGGCGAGAAGTGCCGGATCGCTGGCGCGTTCCGCAAGCGCCAGCCCTCGGTCAGCTGCAATACGAGCGAGCGTCGGCTCCCTGACGCGGCGAAGCCAGATCTGGAACAGTCCGTAGAGGCTGATGAGCTGCCGAAGTGTCGAACTTTCCATGTCCGAGCCATTGGCGTCACGCAATGCCGCGTGCCCTGCGCGAAGCAGACCCGGAAGCCGCCGTCCTACATCTACGTACCGCTTATTCGTCTGAGTTTCGTACACCGTCCAGGCATCAGTGACGGACGCCGCGAAGTCGTCAGCACTCACGACACCGACGTACTTCGGCAGCAGGGACGACGGAAGCGAGAGCGATTGGCGGATCTCCGGCACATGGGGGTGCTCGGTATTAGGCCCTGTCGCGGAGCCGTGTACGTAGCCCCCGGACAGGTCCTTCAAGTCTTCGGCGTGGAGAACCTGCGCGAGCTTGATGAGCACGGAGATACGGTCGATGGGGAGTTGATCATGCTCAACCTTGTACGCCCAGTTCTCGCCGCGACCGACGAGTTCCGCCATCGCCTTCTGAGACAGACCGCATTGTTCTCGGTAGAAGCGGATGCGCTGACCGAGGGTGAACTCCCTGGCTTGCCTCATGACTTGGCCTCTCTGTGCGCGCGAACAAGGTGCCCCGTCAGAGCGTATGCCCGGTCCGCGCCAGCAACGCGTGATACTGGAGACCTCCTCCCACGGGAGGGCACTCATGGTCCCCTGCCACGCTGGTAGGAGACCCCTGTACGCGCACGTCACGCGAGGAGATGCGTTGTCCTACCGTGGATTGATCCTTGACTTCGGCGGTGTCCTCACCACCCGGATGCGCCTCAACGGAGAAGCCTTCGAGAGGTCGGAAGGGCTCACGCCGGGGGCCTACTTCCACGCCCTCGAAGAGCACCCCGATGGAGTACGCGTGTACGCCGACCTTGAAGTAGGCAGGGCGACCCAGGAGGAGTGGAACCACGTCATCGGAGGGATTCTCGGCATCGACCCGACCGACCTGATGCGACGGGCCTTGGCCAACCTCCGCCCGGAGCCCGCAATAGTCGCCGCCGCGGAGCGCGCCCGTTCGGCGGGGATCAAGGTCGCCCTGTTGTCGAACAGCTTCGGCCTTGAACCCTTCAACCCCTACAAGCAACTGGGGATGTACCAAGACTTCGACGCCGTGGTCCTCTCTGAAGTCGAGCGCGTCCGTAAGCCGTCTGCGGCCATCTATCAACGAACCCTGGCTGCCCTCGACCTGACCGGCCCCGAGTGCGTCTTCGTGGACGACCACGCGAAGAATCTGCCGCCCGCCGAAGCCCTGGGAATCACCACCATCCACCACACCGACGCCGCCGTCACGGCGGCTCGGCTCGATGAGCTGCTGTTCCAATCGGCCACGCGGACGGCCACACAGTGATCGGGGCCTAGCGACGTGGGTGGGTAGGGCCAAAGGCATCGGCGCTTCACCCTCGGGCGGCGCCCGTTCGGGTGACCGTCCCGCGCCGGGCTCGGGCGCCAGCTGCGGCATCCGGAGACAGCCGTCAGGGTGCTCGTCACACCGCGCTTGCGGGTGGGGCGCGCCCACGTCGAGGACGCGAGGCGGACGCACACGACGGGCTGTCGCCGGTCCTGTGGTTCGGTCTGCTGGGTTCGGTCGGGTCACATCTCGAAGACGAGGCGTGCCTTGATCTGGCCGTTCAGGACCTCGGTGATGGAGTCGTTGACCGTGTCCAGCGGGCGGGTCTCGTAGATCACCTTGGTGCGTCCGGCGGCGTGGAGCTGGAAGACCTCGTCCAGGGCGGGTGCCGACGATCGAGCCGATGACCGAGGTGCCGTTCAGGACGGTGTCGAAGATCGGTACCTGGATGGTTCCGTCGGCGGGCAAGGCGACCATGACCAGTTTGCCTCCGCGCCGCAGACCGCCGTAGACGGAGGCGAACGCCTACTCGTTGACGGCCAGTGCGATCGCCGCGTGGGCTCCGCCGTGCCGCTTCAATACCTCGGCAGGGTCCTCCTTACGGGCATCGATGAGGATGTCCGTGCCGAGCTCGCGGGCGAGTTCGAGCTTGTCGTCGGTGACGTCGATCGCGGCGACGGTAGCTCCGGCGATCTTCGCGTACTGCCCGGCCAGGTGGCCGAGGCCGCCGACTCCAGAGATTGCCACGAGCTGGGTCGGGCGGACGTCGGTGTCCTTCAGGGCCTTGTGCGTGGTCACGCCCGTGCAGTTCAGCGGGGCCGTTGCGCGAGGGGCGACGCCGTCGGGCGCCACGGCGGCGAAGTCGGCCGGGGCGAGCATCTTCTCGGCGCAGCCGCCGTCCACGCGGTAGCCGGTGTTCTGCTGCTGCGAGCACGGAGTACCCAGCCGGACAGGCAGCACTCGCAGCGCCCCGGCAGGCCCGGCCCGGCCAGGGCACGGCCACCCGACGCCCGACGGCGAGGTGGGTCACTCCGTCGCCGAGCGCCTCGACCTAGCCGACGCCCTCGTGGCCAGGGACGAAGGGAGGGTTGGGCTTGACGGGCCAGTCGCCGTGGGCGGCGTGGATGTCGGTTTGGCGCAGTCCGGACGCCTCCAGGCGGATGCGTGCCTGGCCGGGAGAGGGCGCCGGGCCTGGCGCCTCCTCGATCACCAACGGCTCGCCGAAGGTCCGGACGGCAGCAGCCTTCATTCGATGCTCCTCGGGTTGATCGGTGCGGTTCCAGAGTTGAACGGCCCGTGCGGCGGCGGCAGGTACTGGACGTCCTCGTGGGTGGGGCCACTCGGCCCAAAACCGAGCGGCATCCGGTGCCTCAGCCGTGAGGCACGACGACAGACAGCGGGATTCCCGACACCGACATCTCCGAGGTGATCGCGCGCGTGCAGGGGTTGGCGGTTTGTCAGCCGGTCGATGAGGAGCAGTGGTGTGGCAGTGATCCCGGCAAGGGCAGGACGCCATCCGCGAGCTCCGGTTCACGGCCGAGAAGTCTTAAACCGTTGGCGGCCCTGGCGTGTCGGCCGCTTAGTCCGGCGGCGGCCCGTGGACGCGCGTCACGGACGTGCCCCCTTGGGGACCAGTTGGGGACCAGACGGTGTTCGCGCACCTGCACGGTAGGCACGGGACCGCACGCTGTGCACCCTGATTCCTGGTTGTATATCCAGACAAAAGCGACGCCCCATACTCCTGGGGGTCAAGGGGTCGCAGGTTCAAATCCTGTCGTCCCGACTCGAAAGAGTCGCAGGTCAAAGGACCACATCAGAGGAATCTGATGCGGTCCTTTGGCCGTTCTTGGCGACCAGTTGGGGACCAGCGCGCGACATAGGTCAGTCCCGAGACGCGGAGCTCCACTTCAAGCGGAGTGTGGCCACGCGCCCACGTCAGTAGTCCGCCCGCACCTACAGCGTGACGCTCGGCTACCTCGGCGCCGTTCAGGTACAGAGGGGAAACCTCGACGAGGCGTGCGCAACGTGGAACGAAGCACTCGACGCCATGACGGGAGTCCAGTCCGGCCGGATGCGTGACCTCATCGGCCGCATCCAGAGCGACCTCTCGCCGGTCCGGCAACGCGGGGCCCGCCGTGTCACCGAGCTGGACCGTCGGGCGCGCAGCCTGCTTCGAACCATAGGCTAATCGCGACGCGGACGCTCAAAGCCCCACACCAGCCCGCGGACCAGCATCGCCCGATGAGAGGGATCAGCACCGGTGACGAAGTACGAGGTCGAAGCGGTCGCAACAGTCGTCGGTGGCCACACCCGCGTGCAAGACGATTACCAGGGCGGGGTCCAGTCGAGGATCCGATTCAACGAGGCATACCCCCTGGAAACCCTGCAGGGCATCGAGGAGTTCTCCCACCTGACGGTGACGTGGCACTTCCATCTGGCACAGCCCGAGGACGTGCAGCTCCACGCCCGCAGCCCGCGGGGCAATACCCAGTGGCCTGCGACTGGAACATTCGTCCACCGAAACCATCGGCGCCCCAACCAGTTGGCTGTCAGCTACCCGAGGCTGCTGGGTGTGGACGGCCGGGACCTCGTCGTCACCGAACTGGACGCTGTCGACGGAACTCCCGTCCTCGACGTCGCGCCGTACTTCGAGCAGATGGGTCCCCGAGGCCCGATCCATCAGCCAGCCTGGCCGGGCGAAATGCTCGCCACCTACTGGCTCGACTCCTCGCAGCGCCCGTAAGCCCGGCAGCGGCGCGAAAGGCCCGCGCTACTACGACTGGGCCTGGGGCGGCATCGGCAGTGACCACCATCGCCACCTGCTCATCCGCCGCAACCGGACCACTGGCGAACTCGCCTCCCGCCGGTGCTGGTCACCCACCGAAGTGACGCTGGCGGGGCTGGGCCGTGTCGCCGGTGCCCGCTGGAGTGTCGAGGAGTGCTTCCAGGCCGCCAAGGGTCAGGTCGGGCTCGACCGCTACGGCCCACTCAGCGGATTGTTGGAGCTGGCGGTGCGACCACTTCGCGCAGCTCGGCGGCGGCCTGGGTCATGAGCTGAGCGAGGGTGGTGTCCGGCTCGGCTAGCCAGCGGGGCATGGCGCGCCGGTGGATCGCCAGCACCACGTCGATGATGAAGCGTGCTTTTCCGGGCTCGACGCCGCGGCGCTCGAGCGCCGGTGCCAGCGCGTCGGCGATGCCTGCGAGCTTGATCAGATCGCGCTCGGCCAGTGCGGGGTTGGCGGCGATCACTCGTCCTCGGCGCAGCAGCAACTCGCGCGGGCGGAAGTTCTCCTCGGCGGTTCCCAGCGCGGTCAGCAGCGCCTCGATCGGGGTAAGGCCCGGGTCGGCCGCTTCGACCTGGGCGACGAGGTGGGCCTCGAGTTCGTTGCCGGCGAAGAGGACTTCCCGCTTGTCGGGGAAGTAGCGGTAGAAGGAGCGCTCCTTCAGACCGGCGGCGCCTGCGATCTGCGCGACCGAGGTGCGCTCGAACCCCTGTGTCTCGAACAGCTCGAGCGCCGCGCGTTCGAGTCGTCCCTGTGCGTCGGATTCCCATCGCGGCATACCCACCAGCGTACGACAACAGGAGCTGTCATCGGCTGATACGGTCGATGACAACAGAGGCTGTCATCAGTAGGGATCGTCATGAAGGCTCTGCAATTCGACCGGTTCGGTTCCCCGGACGTGATCGTGCTCCGCGATGTCCCACAGCCGGAGCCGGGGCCCGGACAGATCCGGATCGCTGTGCGGGCGTGCGGCCTGACACCGGCCGACTGGCACGTCGTCGACGGTCTCCTCGCCGACCATCTGCCGCCGCTGCCGCGCGGGTTCGGCCTCGAGGTCGCGGGCACCGTCGACGCGCTCGGCGAGGGCGTCACCGGCGTCCGGATCGGCGACCGCGTGTTCGGCCCGGCCGCCTTCGACGGCCCGACGGCCGGCGCCGCCGAGTACGCGCTGATGCCGGCCTGGGCTCGCATTCCCGAGGGCGTAACCGCCGAGCAGGCCGCCGCACTGCCGATGGCGGCCGAGACGGCGTGGCGCGCGCTCGACGACCTCGGCGTTCAGCCGGGTGAGCTGCTGCTCGTCCACGGCGCGGGCACCACTGTGGGCGAGGCGGCGGTGCGCTTCGCGCTGCACCGGGGTATTCGGGTGATCGCCACCGCCGGGCCGACTCGGGCAGGCGCCCTGGAAGAGATCGGCGCCCAGGTGACCGCCTACGGCGAGGGCATGGCCGAACGCGTCAGCGAACTGACCCCAGGTCCCGTGGACCGCGCCCTGGACACCACGCCGACCGGGGGCCGGATCGACCGCGCCGACCAGCCCAGCCCGGCCGGCGGCTCGCTACCGACCCTGATCGAGCTGACCGGGGACCCCGACCGTGTCCTCACCGTCTCCGACTTCGCCGCCGCAGCCGAACTGGGCGTCCGGATCACCACCGAGATCCGCTACGACCAGATGAACGAGTTCGCCAGGCTCGCCGGCGAAGGCATCCTGGTCGTACCGGTCGCCCGCACCTACACCCTCGACCAGATCCTGGAAGCGGCCAAGCTCAGCCAATCCCGCCGCCCCGGCGGCAAGCTCATGCTCGTCCTGTGATCACCTTGCTGGCCGGGTCAGGCGAAATGAGTCCACACAACCCGATGTTCACACGGTGACCGCACCCGTTCCCGACCAGGGCCCCTACAAGATCGCGAAGTGGCACTGGAGTACTAACCGCCGTTTATCACCGGGCGCTTGACCGCCCCCTGCTCACTGCCCCACTTCGTCAGGATTCGCTGGTACTCGCCATCCACAATGATCAGGGCGAGCGCTCGGACAAGCGCGTCGCGCAGCTCTAGCGATCCCTTAGTCACAGCGATGCCCCACGGGTGGGGGTCAGCCTGTTGGCCGACGACTTCGAGTTCCTGACCGCCACCGACGGCCTTGGCGTTGTAACTGGCGAGTGGTTGGTCGCTCAGGTAGGCATCAGCTCGCCCCGCACGGACCAGAGCCAACGCTTCCGCATTCCCTGCCTGGGGGACAACGTCGATGCCGTTCTTGCAACTCCCCTTCTGGAGCTTGTCCACGACATCATGCGCCGTGGTGCCACGAGACAGGGTGACAGTCTTTCCGCATAGATCGTCTAGCGACTTGAGGTGATGCGGATTGCCCCGCTTCGTCAGGATCGAGACGCCGACGGAAAGATAGTCGACGAAATCGACCTGCTTCTGTCGCTGCGGAGTGTCCGCCATGGATGACATCACCAGGTCGACGTCATCGGTAAACAAGCGAATCGTCAACGTTTCGAACGGCTCGTTCGCGAAGTCGACTTCGACACCCATTTTTTCGCCCAGGGCCCGTGCGATGTCAATGTCGAGGCCAGTTGCCTTTCCGTCTCTGACGAACTCCATAGGCGCATACCGCAGGTCTGTTCCTACTATCATCGCGCCCCTCTTAATGATACGCTCCGGCACCTTTCTCACCTCGGCGTCCAACGCGACACTCCGGGGGATTCCCACTCCCTTCGGGTTGGTGTGAGACTCCTCGTTGGCGTCGGCGATGAGCCAGGTGGTAGTCGCCAGAATTACAAGGCATGCCGCCACGACCGCGATCTTGGCCCGCAGGGAAATCGGAGACGGAGTCATTCCTCACCGCCGCCCTCTCCGTCGTTCGCCGGCGCGCGCGCCTCGTCACGGGACGGGTCGGTACTGGCGTCGTCCTCCGGCTCCTGCGAGTCGTCGGTCGCCCGGCCAGAGGCGGACCGCCTTCGTGACCTGCCCTGCCACAGTTCACGCAACTGCACTGCGCCCGGTACGCCTCCGACCGCGGCAAGCACCGCGAGCCCCGAGGCGCAGATCACCGACGCGTACTTCTTCGCTGTCGCGGCAGCCTCAGACTTCGGTGATGACGCCTCGACGTCCATGGTGGGAGGTGCCTTCTCTGCCAGAACCATCTTCGTGTCACGGAAATAGGCCGTGGCCGTCAGGTCTAAGTGAACGGTTCCAGCACTCTTGGGCGTGAGCCTCCAGCGCCATTGCACCACTTCGAACCGCGAGGTCACGCTCTGGCGTTCGCTGGACAAGGAGGTGCATCGGATGGCGGCTCCCGAGCAGTGGAGCTTCACACCCATCTGCGCGCCAGTGGAAACCGGAATCTCATGTCCTTTGGAACTCTTGCCCCGGGCACCCGAGATCGTCGTACGGAACAAGGTGGACTCGCCGACTCTGAGCTTCAATTGCTTCGCAGTGTTGTACGTCAGAGTTCCCTGGAACAGGCCATCCTTGGCGCGGGCCACCGCGTGGTTGAAGTCTTCTTGGGTGGGTGGAGGGGCCGGGTTCTCGTCACGGTTTCCGCACGAGGCCACCAGCAAACCCACGATGAGGATGGCGGCAGTGCGCCTGACCCAATGCATGTAGTACACCTGCCTCGATCTCCAGGATCGCCCCAACTCGCCCGGTGCTGCCCGATGTTGAGCGACCGCAAACCAGGATGCCGTACTACCCGACGCCGAGGAGCGAAGAACGGCCATTCGCCTGCCTCACCCGTCCAGGCACGCTATCGGGTGGAGGTAGCACCTTTATGGCCTTCCGCACCGCTGCGCACAGCCGGACC contains:
- a CDS encoding helix-turn-helix domain-containing protein, whose protein sequence is MRQAREFTLGQRIRFYREQCGLSQKAMAELVGRGENWAYKVEHDQLPIDRISVLIKLAQVLHAEDLKDLSGGYVHGSATGPNTEHPHVPEIRQSLSLPSSLLPKYVGVVSADDFAASVTDAWTVYETQTNKRYVDVGRRLPGLLRAGHAALRDANGSDMESSTLRQLISLYGLFQIWLRRVREPTLARIAADRGLALAERASDPALLAAASWNLSCVLTSAGDVKDSVELARQTIASCKPGDDASAEHLSAYGALHLQAAVAAVRANQRTVAWDLYREAERISGRIGLDRNDWHACFGPTNVAMHGVHLAAEEGDATEALRLADNVERPESLALEVLPLERRTRYLIEVMNCNRIQRDDYATVYMLKKITAQSPEEVVFSPLVREAVTDLMKREKPTWRDDVRAVAQHIGMAA
- a CDS encoding HAD-IA family hydrolase — protein: MSYRGLILDFGGVLTTRMRLNGEAFERSEGLTPGAYFHALEEHPDGVRVYADLEVGRATQEEWNHVIGGILGIDPTDLMRRALANLRPEPAIVAAAERARSAGIKVALLSNSFGLEPFNPYKQLGMYQDFDAVVLSEVERVRKPSAAIYQRTLAALDLTGPECVFVDDHAKNLPPAEALGITTIHHTDAAVTAARLDELLFQSATRTATQ
- a CDS encoding SAM-dependent methyltransferase; protein product: MTKYEVEAVATVVGGHTRVQDDYQGGVQSRIRFNEAYPLETLQGIEEFSHLTVTWHFHLAQPEDVQLHARSPRGNTQWPATGTFVHRNHRRPNQLAVSYPRLLGVDGRDLVVTELDAVDGTPVLDVAPYFEQMGPRGPIHQPAWPGEMLATYWLDSSQRP
- a CDS encoding TetR/AcrR family transcriptional regulator codes for the protein MPRWESDAQGRLERAALELFETQGFERTSVAQIAGAAGLKERSFYRYFPDKREVLFAGNELEAHLVAQVEAADPGLTPIEALLTALGTAEENFRPRELLLRRGRVIAANPALAERDLIKLAGIADALAPALERRGVEPGKARFIIDVVLAIHRRAMPRWLAEPDTTLAQLMTQAAAELREVVAPPAPTIR
- a CDS encoding NADP-dependent oxidoreductase, which produces MKALQFDRFGSPDVIVLRDVPQPEPGPGQIRIAVRACGLTPADWHVVDGLLADHLPPLPRGFGLEVAGTVDALGEGVTGVRIGDRVFGPAAFDGPTAGAAEYALMPAWARIPEGVTAEQAAALPMAAETAWRALDDLGVQPGELLLVHGAGTTVGEAAVRFALHRGIRVIATAGPTRAGALEEIGAQVTAYGEGMAERVSELTPGPVDRALDTTPTGGRIDRADQPSPAGGSLPTLIELTGDPDRVLTVSDFAAAAELGVRITTEIRYDQMNEFARLAGEGILVVPVARTYTLDQILEAAKLSQSRRPGGKLMLVL
- a CDS encoding ABC transporter substrate-binding protein translates to MAACLVILATTTWLIADANEESHTNPKGVGIPRSVALDAEVRKVPERIIKRGAMIVGTDLRYAPMEFVRDGKATGLDIDIARALGEKMGVEVDFANEPFETLTIRLFTDDVDLVMSSMADTPQRQKQVDFVDYLSVGVSILTKRGNPHHLKSLDDLCGKTVTLSRGTTAHDVVDKLQKGSCKNGIDVVPQAGNAEALALVRAGRADAYLSDQPLASYNAKAVGGGQELEVVGQQADPHPWGIAVTKGSLELRDALVRALALIIVDGEYQRILTKWGSEQGAVKRPVINGG